In one window of Chryseobacterium sp. JV274 DNA:
- a CDS encoding HAD family hydrolase: MNNHITTIAFDADDTLWINEPYFQEAEKEFCMLLEDYLPQHSVSQELFKTEMQNLHLYGYGVKGFMLCMIETIGRVSNNTASLELVNKTIQLGQKLLQKPIELLDGVTETLERLKGKYRLVVATKGDLLDQERKLKNSGLQDYFHHIEIMSDKKENDYKKLLKHLDCKPENFLMLGNSIKSDVLPVLEIGGFAAHIPYHVTWSHEQHDVNLEHPNFMELKSVDEILKHL, from the coding sequence ATGAATAATCATATTACTACGATTGCCTTTGATGCAGATGATACTCTTTGGATTAATGAACCTTATTTTCAGGAGGCAGAAAAAGAGTTCTGTATGCTGCTTGAGGATTATCTTCCACAACATTCGGTATCACAGGAATTATTTAAAACAGAAATGCAGAATCTCCATCTGTACGGTTATGGAGTAAAAGGATTTATGCTTTGTATGATTGAAACCATTGGCAGGGTATCCAATAACACTGCTTCGTTGGAGCTGGTAAACAAAACTATCCAGCTGGGTCAGAAACTTCTTCAAAAACCTATTGAACTATTAGATGGAGTTACAGAGACTCTTGAAAGGTTAAAGGGAAAATACAGACTGGTTGTGGCTACAAAAGGAGATCTTCTGGATCAGGAGCGTAAATTGAAAAATTCAGGATTACAGGACTATTTCCATCATATCGAGATCATGAGTGATAAAAAAGAAAATGATTATAAAAAACTTCTGAAACATCTGGACTGCAAACCCGAAAACTTCCTGATGCTCGGAAATTCTATAAAATCAGACGTTCTGCCGGTATTGGAAATCGGAGGTTTTGCAGCTCATATTCCTTATCATGTCACATGGAGTCATGAACAGCATGATGTCAATCTGGAGCATCCGAATTTTATGGAGCTTAAGAGTGTTGATGAAATCCTGAAACATCTTTAA
- a CDS encoding alpha/beta hydrolase family protein, with product MKIKLTICLLAFLNFYDAQENITYQKPSAEILKLADYQRPPSVLMNSKKDWVVFTYRPTYKTLEDLSQSEMKLGGLRINPVTNISSSMTYSNNLKIRKINDKNEIQVKNLPSNPKIAYVSFSPDEKKLAFTNTTNKGVELWMVDMETASAKKITADNLNANLGMPYVWYNDSQSFLIRTLPQNRPALIDAAKDLPTGPIVSTADGKVSQNRTYQDLLKNPQDEKNFETLTASEIYNVDLTGNLKKLKDQDMYAGLSFSPDGNYLMATTIKKPFSYIVPLNRFPSTTVIYDMKGNAVKTVNEVPLNEIMPKGFSSVRTGKRDMAWRSDAPATLTFAEALDGGDQSKTADYRDEIFTWEAPFAAAPKSFFKTKQRYDDVVWTNDHYAIVSEGWYDTRNTKSYLIDTNNGESKVFDDRNYQDVYSDPGNFNTTKNQYGRYVIDMKGGKAYLIGDGFTKDGQHPFIDEMDVKSLKKKRLYTSNVKNGKEEIIDILNASKGEILTTQQSPSLYPNYFKKNIKSNKAEAVTNFANPFESIKDVYKEVITYKRNDGVTLTGTLYLPANYDRKAKKEKLPLLIWAYPTEYKDKNTAGQNTQNPNDFTFPYYGSFVYWTTKGYAVLDDAAFPIIGEGKTEPNDTFIPQLVANAAAAIDAVDHLGYIDRKKVAVGGHSYGAFMTANLLTHSNLFACGIARSGAYNRTLTPFGFQSEQRNYWDVPEIYNTMSPFMNADKMKTPLLLIHGDADNNPGTFTLQTERYFQALKNLGAPVKMVLLPKEAHGYQAKENILHLLWEQDQFLEKCLKK from the coding sequence ATGAAGATAAAACTGACTATTTGCCTTTTGGCATTTCTCAATTTTTATGATGCTCAGGAAAATATTACTTACCAGAAACCTTCTGCTGAGATTTTAAAATTGGCAGATTATCAAAGACCTCCAAGTGTTCTGATGAACAGCAAAAAAGACTGGGTAGTTTTTACTTATCGTCCAACATATAAAACACTGGAAGATCTCAGCCAGAGTGAAATGAAGCTTGGTGGGCTTAGAATCAATCCGGTTACCAATATCTCAAGCAGTATGACCTACTCAAATAATCTGAAAATCAGAAAGATCAATGATAAAAATGAGATTCAGGTAAAAAACCTGCCTTCCAATCCGAAAATTGCCTATGTTTCGTTTTCGCCGGATGAAAAGAAACTGGCTTTTACCAATACAACAAATAAAGGAGTAGAGCTTTGGATGGTAGATATGGAAACAGCTTCTGCAAAAAAAATTACAGCTGATAATCTGAATGCCAACTTGGGAATGCCTTACGTATGGTATAATGACTCTCAAAGTTTCCTGATCAGAACACTTCCACAAAACAGACCCGCTCTTATAGATGCAGCCAAAGACCTTCCAACAGGCCCGATTGTTTCAACGGCGGATGGTAAAGTTTCTCAGAACAGAACTTATCAGGATCTTTTGAAAAACCCTCAGGACGAAAAAAACTTTGAAACACTTACTGCCTCTGAAATTTATAATGTAGATCTTACAGGAAATCTTAAGAAATTAAAAGATCAGGATATGTATGCCGGCTTGAGTTTTTCTCCAGACGGAAATTATCTGATGGCTACAACCATTAAAAAGCCGTTTTCCTATATCGTTCCGCTCAACAGGTTTCCATCAACAACGGTTATATATGATATGAAAGGAAATGCTGTAAAAACAGTGAATGAAGTTCCTTTGAATGAAATCATGCCGAAAGGGTTCTCCTCTGTAAGAACCGGAAAAAGAGATATGGCATGGAGAAGTGATGCTCCTGCTACTCTTACCTTTGCTGAAGCTTTGGATGGAGGAGATCAGTCTAAAACAGCGGACTACAGAGACGAAATATTTACCTGGGAAGCCCCATTTGCAGCAGCTCCAAAATCTTTCTTCAAAACAAAGCAGAGATATGATGATGTAGTTTGGACTAATGATCATTATGCTATTGTTTCTGAAGGCTGGTATGACACAAGAAATACAAAATCTTACCTTATAGATACTAATAACGGGGAATCTAAAGTTTTTGATGACAGAAATTATCAGGATGTTTACAGTGATCCTGGAAATTTTAACACAACGAAAAACCAATATGGAAGATATGTAATAGATATGAAAGGAGGAAAAGCTTACCTGATCGGAGATGGATTTACTAAAGACGGACAGCATCCTTTTATTGATGAAATGGATGTGAAATCACTGAAAAAGAAAAGACTTTATACCTCTAATGTAAAAAACGGTAAAGAAGAGATTATTGATATTCTTAATGCTTCAAAGGGTGAAATTCTTACTACTCAACAGTCACCAAGTCTTTATCCTAATTATTTCAAAAAGAATATTAAATCTAATAAGGCAGAAGCTGTAACTAACTTCGCAAACCCCTTTGAAAGTATCAAAGACGTTTACAAAGAAGTGATTACTTACAAAAGAAATGATGGGGTGACTTTAACGGGAACTCTTTATCTTCCTGCCAATTACGACAGAAAAGCGAAAAAAGAGAAGCTTCCGTTGCTGATTTGGGCATATCCTACCGAATATAAAGATAAAAATACAGCAGGACAGAATACCCAAAATCCTAACGACTTTACATTCCCGTATTACGGATCTTTTGTATACTGGACCACTAAAGGATATGCTGTTCTGGATGATGCTGCTTTCCCGATTATTGGGGAAGGAAAAACAGAGCCTAATGATACTTTCATCCCTCAGTTGGTAGCAAATGCTGCTGCGGCAATTGATGCAGTGGATCATCTGGGATATATTGACAGGAAGAAAGTAGCTGTAGGAGGACATTCTTACGGTGCTTTTATGACTGCAAACCTTTTGACACATTCAAACCTTTTTGCATGTGGTATTGCAAGAAGTGGAGCTTACAACAGAACTTTGACGCCATTCGGATTCCAGAGTGAGCAGAGAAATTACTGGGATGTTCCGGAGATTTACAACACAATGTCTCCGTTTATGAATGCTGATAAAATGAAAACACCGCTTCTTCTGATTCACGGTGATGCAGATAACAACCCCGGAACTTTCACCTTACAGACTGAAAGATACTTCCAGGCATTGAAAAATCTGGGTGCTCCGGTAAAAATGGTTCTTCTTCCAAAAGAAGCCCACGGATATCAGGCTAAAGAAAATATCTTACACCTTTTATGGGAACAGGATCAGTTTCTTGAAAAGTGTTTGAAGAAATAA
- a CDS encoding polysaccharide deacetylase family protein produces MRKIFAGKSTNKTFLGMFALMSATSALLYSCNFKNEVNNDPVVNSQEHPSAEIAPKMDDESVDPDKRVIYLTFDDGPNQGTENLLKILDKRNVCATAFLVGKHAYGSKKQKDDLLLLKQNPLVELANHSFSHAHNKYTDFYKNAESVVHDFDIAKDSLKLSDKIARTPGRNIWRLNNINVTDIKGSTAAADGLKKAGYKVIGWDLEWRPSQKMTLKGSHEAMIKKVDSIFFNDLEKTSRHLVFLTHDQYLRDTDSINELDLFIEKLQKSNKFVFRKISQYPKINEVLN; encoded by the coding sequence ATGAGAAAAATTTTTGCGGGAAAGTCAACAAATAAGACTTTTCTCGGGATGTTTGCATTGATGAGTGCAACTTCGGCTTTATTGTATAGCTGTAATTTTAAAAATGAAGTGAATAATGACCCCGTCGTCAATTCACAGGAGCATCCTTCCGCAGAAATAGCCCCCAAAATGGATGATGAAAGCGTAGACCCGGATAAAAGAGTGATCTACCTTACTTTTGATGACGGTCCTAATCAGGGAACCGAAAATCTTTTAAAAATCCTGGATAAAAGAAATGTTTGTGCAACCGCCTTTCTGGTGGGAAAACATGCTTATGGAAGCAAAAAACAAAAAGACGATCTGCTGCTTCTGAAGCAAAATCCTCTCGTAGAACTGGCCAACCACAGCTTTAGTCATGCCCATAACAAATACACCGATTTTTATAAAAATGCTGAATCTGTAGTACATGATTTTGATATCGCCAAAGACAGCCTGAAGCTTTCTGATAAAATAGCAAGAACTCCCGGAAGAAATATCTGGAGGCTTAACAATATTAATGTAACCGATATCAAAGGTTCTACTGCAGCTGCAGATGGTCTTAAAAAGGCAGGTTACAAAGTAATCGGCTGGGATCTTGAATGGAGACCTTCCCAGAAAATGACTTTAAAAGGAAGCCATGAAGCAATGATCAAGAAAGTTGACAGTATTTTCTTTAACGATCTTGAAAAAACTTCAAGACACCTTGTTTTCCTTACTCATGATCAATATCTCAGAGATACAGACTCTATCAATGAGCTGGATCTTTTTATTGAAAAACTGCAGAAAAGCAACAAATTTGTTTTCAGAAAGATTTCTCAATATCCTAAGATCAATGAAGTTTTGAATTAA
- a CDS encoding Crp/Fnr family transcriptional regulator, giving the protein MLRTNQTFLNYLDELYEKQKGSDDITLKSFSAGNKILIQDHQPSHVMLIKKGIVKCYFVEENGKEYIVEFLGSGEVIGEVELIKNINCLCTIETLTEATVYAVKIPAFRSLIKNDLVLNNLLLESFAERIINTSSRASYQQLYTVEHTLKQLLQMQSKQDIQISKEDMAAYLGITVRSLNRILKDLK; this is encoded by the coding sequence ATGTTAAGGACAAATCAGACATTTTTAAACTATCTTGACGAGCTGTATGAAAAACAGAAGGGTAGTGATGATATTACATTAAAATCTTTTTCTGCAGGGAATAAAATATTAATACAGGATCATCAGCCTTCCCATGTAATGTTGATTAAAAAAGGGATTGTCAAATGTTATTTCGTTGAAGAGAACGGGAAAGAATATATTGTAGAATTTCTCGGAAGTGGGGAAGTGATAGGAGAAGTGGAGCTTATTAAGAATATAAACTGTCTGTGTACTATTGAAACGCTCACAGAAGCTACGGTGTATGCCGTAAAGATTCCTGCTTTCAGGTCTTTGATTAAAAACGATCTTGTCCTAAACAATCTTCTTTTAGAGTCTTTCGCGGAACGGATTATCAATACTTCCAGCAGGGCTTCTTATCAGCAGTTATATACAGTAGAACATACTTTAAAACAGCTGTTGCAAATGCAGTCTAAGCAGGATATTCAGATATCAAAAGAAGATATGGCGGCCTATCTCGGAATCACAGTAAGGAGCTTGAATAGAATCTTGAAGGATTTGAAATAG
- a CDS encoding YggS family pyridoxal phosphate-dependent enzyme translates to MSIKENYKSIKDQLPSNVQLVAVSKTHPTSAVQEVYDLGQRVFGENKVQELMEKYPLLPQDIQWHLIGHLQTNKVKYIASFIDTIQSVDSEKLLAEINKESGKNNRVIKVLLQVKIAAEESKFGLEISEAKDLFQQYVEDQFPNVEITGLMGMATFTDDEQQVRNEFLILKRLFDELDQLKTLNTLSMGMSDDFPTAIECGANSVRVGSAIFGRRDYSK, encoded by the coding sequence ATGAGTATTAAAGAAAATTATAAATCCATAAAAGATCAGCTGCCATCCAATGTTCAGCTGGTTGCTGTTTCGAAAACACACCCCACTTCCGCAGTGCAGGAAGTATACGATCTGGGACAGAGAGTTTTTGGAGAAAATAAGGTACAGGAACTGATGGAGAAATACCCTCTCCTTCCTCAGGATATCCAATGGCACCTTATCGGGCATTTACAGACCAATAAAGTAAAATACATTGCTTCTTTCATAGACACGATACAAAGTGTGGATTCTGAAAAATTATTAGCAGAAATCAACAAAGAGTCAGGAAAAAACAATAGGGTTATTAAGGTTCTCCTGCAGGTAAAAATTGCGGCTGAGGAAAGTAAATTCGGGCTTGAAATTTCTGAAGCGAAAGATCTGTTTCAACAGTATGTTGAAGATCAATTTCCCAATGTTGAAATTACCGGTTTAATGGGAATGGCAACATTCACGGATGATGAGCAACAGGTAAGAAATGAATTTTTAATCCTGAAGAGACTTTTTGATGAATTAGATCAATTAAAAACGCTAAATACATTATCAATGGGAATGAGTGATGATTTCCCGACAGCTATTGAGTGTGGTGCTAACTCTGTGAGAGTTGGATCTGCAATTTTTGGAAGAAGAGACTATTCAAAATAG
- a CDS encoding MATE family efflux transporter — MKFLNKNYTKECLTLALPVMLTQVGQVSVNLFDNIIVGKLLGADALASVSLGNAVFFSIFVLALGFSFAIPPLVSEAHSKEDHATINSVFSHGFIINMSVGVILMVILLLGMPLLYHSGQPAKIIPDTVGFLSIMVVSMIPFMAFQTLREVSEGLSYTIGVTKATIIANIINIALNYVFIKGLWGIPAMGVQGSALATLISRIFMVVFLYFVLVKEEKTRRYIKDFSLKIKDFSKQMFDKMVKLGLPTALQMFFEVTAFAGAAFICGLISAHDIASHQIALSMASFTFNLCVGFSVASTVMIGRKVGEQNFVELRKVGINNLKIAFIFMCICGLVFILGRNILPTFFTKKEEVEVIMLASKLMIIAALFQLSDGIQVTALGMLRGLQDVKIPSIYTFISYWVITIPLGYFFCVTLEMGAFGMWIALGLGLTVSAVFLVKRFLNMSAKRIKQNS; from the coding sequence ATGAAATTTTTAAACAAAAACTATACGAAAGAATGCCTGACTTTGGCTCTGCCTGTGATGCTTACTCAGGTGGGGCAGGTTTCGGTCAACTTATTCGATAATATTATTGTCGGAAAACTTTTGGGTGCTGATGCGTTGGCATCCGTTTCATTGGGGAATGCTGTGTTTTTCTCCATATTTGTATTAGCTCTGGGCTTTTCATTTGCGATTCCACCATTGGTATCGGAGGCACATTCAAAAGAGGATCATGCAACGATTAATTCCGTTTTCAGTCATGGATTTATCATCAACATGTCTGTTGGGGTGATTCTGATGGTCATTTTACTTTTGGGAATGCCTCTACTCTATCACTCGGGGCAGCCGGCCAAGATTATTCCTGATACGGTAGGATTCTTAAGTATCATGGTAGTCAGCATGATCCCATTTATGGCATTTCAGACGCTTCGTGAAGTTTCTGAAGGTTTATCTTATACCATTGGAGTTACCAAGGCAACCATTATTGCGAATATCATCAATATTGCGTTAAACTATGTTTTCATCAAAGGACTTTGGGGAATACCTGCAATGGGTGTACAGGGATCTGCTCTTGCTACCTTGATTTCCAGAATTTTCATGGTTGTTTTCCTTTATTTTGTTTTGGTAAAAGAAGAAAAAACAAGACGTTATATCAAAGATTTCTCTTTAAAAATTAAGGATTTCTCGAAGCAAATGTTTGATAAAATGGTGAAACTGGGGCTGCCTACAGCTTTACAGATGTTCTTTGAAGTAACCGCTTTTGCCGGAGCTGCATTTATCTGCGGATTGATCTCTGCTCATGATATTGCTTCTCACCAGATCGCTTTAAGTATGGCCTCTTTCACTTTTAACTTATGTGTAGGGTTTAGTGTTGCTTCCACGGTAATGATCGGTAGAAAAGTGGGTGAACAGAATTTTGTGGAACTCAGAAAGGTTGGAATCAACAACTTGAAGATTGCCTTTATTTTCATGTGTATCTGTGGATTGGTATTTATTCTAGGAAGAAACATACTTCCGACTTTCTTCACGAAAAAAGAAGAAGTGGAAGTTATTATGCTGGCATCAAAACTTATGATTATTGCCGCACTGTTCCAGCTTTCTGACGGAATCCAGGTAACGGCTTTAGGAATGCTGAGAGGGTTGCAGGATGTAAAAATCCCATCTATTTATACTTTTATCTCTTATTGGGTAATTACTATTCCTTTGGGGTATTTCTTCTGTGTTACTTTGGAAATGGGCGCATTCGGAATGTGGATTGCACTCGGATTAGGACTGACAGTATCGGCCGTTTTCCTGGTAAAACGATTTCTGAATATGTCTGCGAAACGAATTAAGCAGAACTCATAA
- a CDS encoding GNAT family N-acetyltransferase produces the protein MEKLKFRNAELADLNKIVAIYNSTIASRMVTADMEEVSVESKLKWFEEHNPQTRPLWVVEDEQSDIIGWVSFSSFHERAAYNGTVEVSIYLDETCRGKGYGKTILQYCIDNAGKFGVKNLVALIFLHNEPSLKLFRHFGFEDWGSLPNVAILDGVERSLKILGKRID, from the coding sequence ATGGAAAAATTAAAGTTCAGAAATGCTGAGTTGGCAGATTTAAATAAAATCGTAGCCATATATAATTCAACAATTGCTTCAAGAATGGTTACTGCAGATATGGAAGAAGTCTCTGTAGAAAGCAAACTAAAGTGGTTTGAAGAACATAATCCTCAGACAAGACCACTTTGGGTGGTTGAAGATGAACAAAGTGACATTATCGGATGGGTAAGCTTCAGTTCATTCCATGAGAGAGCAGCATACAACGGAACGGTGGAAGTAAGCATTTATCTGGATGAAACCTGCAGAGGAAAAGGATATGGTAAAACAATTCTTCAGTACTGTATTGATAATGCAGGGAAATTCGGAGTGAAAAATCTTGTAGCTCTCATTTTCCTTCATAATGAGCCAAGTTTGAAACTGTTCAGGCATTTCGGATTTGAAGATTGGGGAAGCCTTCCTAATGTAGCCATTCTGGATGGCGTTGAGAGAAGTCTGAAGATTTTAGGAAAGAGAATAGATTGA
- a CDS encoding sigma-54-dependent transcriptional regulator, producing MQKILIVEDEKAISGVLHSILSDELTDYEFVIAEDGLEGYKQVEKEDFALVISDIKMPKLSGTELLKQSLALKPETTFIMISGHADIDSAVSCLKEGAYDFISKPIDINRLITSVKNALVKETLKKENKNLQTENKTLKRKVNKKYQMIGDSPALQKIQDMIEKVAASDARVLITGPNGAGKELVAHAIHNQSERARGPMIEVNCAAIPSELIESELFGHVKGSFTGAIKDKQGKFEQANGGTIFLDEIGDMSLIAQAKVLRALQESKVSPVGSDKEIKVDVRVIAATNKNMQKEIEEGKFREDLYHRLSVIEIYVPPLDDRKEDIKLLVDHFSGMIADEHGTAVKKFDDKAVDALKSLSWTGNIRELRNVVERLIILGGNTVSEGDVASFVRK from the coding sequence ATGCAAAAAATCCTTATAGTAGAAGACGAAAAAGCAATCTCGGGAGTACTTCACAGTATTCTTTCGGATGAACTAACCGATTATGAATTTGTTATCGCTGAAGATGGCCTTGAAGGTTACAAACAGGTAGAAAAAGAAGATTTCGCATTGGTGATTTCCGATATTAAAATGCCTAAACTTTCAGGAACTGAACTTTTGAAGCAAAGTCTCGCATTAAAACCAGAAACTACTTTTATCATGATCTCAGGCCACGCAGATATTGATTCTGCTGTTTCCTGTTTAAAAGAGGGTGCATACGATTTTATCTCCAAGCCAATTGACATCAACAGATTGATTACGAGTGTAAAAAACGCTTTGGTGAAGGAAACCCTGAAGAAAGAAAACAAAAATCTTCAGACTGAAAACAAAACCTTAAAGAGAAAAGTAAATAAAAAATACCAGATGATCGGTGATTCTCCTGCTCTTCAAAAGATTCAGGATATGATCGAAAAAGTAGCCGCTTCTGATGCCAGAGTTCTGATTACAGGACCTAACGGTGCCGGAAAAGAATTGGTAGCCCATGCCATCCACAATCAAAGTGAACGTGCAAGAGGTCCTATGATAGAGGTAAACTGTGCCGCAATTCCGTCTGAACTTATTGAATCTGAACTTTTCGGACACGTAAAAGGATCTTTTACAGGAGCTATTAAGGATAAGCAGGGAAAATTTGAGCAGGCTAATGGTGGTACCATCTTCCTTGATGAGATTGGTGACATGAGTCTTATTGCTCAGGCTAAGGTATTGAGAGCTCTTCAGGAAAGCAAAGTTTCTCCTGTAGGAAGCGATAAAGAAATAAAAGTTGACGTAAGAGTTATTGCGGCAACCAATAAGAATATGCAGAAAGAAATTGAGGAAGGGAAATTCAGAGAAGACCTTTACCACAGACTATCTGTTATTGAAATCTATGTTCCACCATTGGATGACAGAAAAGAGGACATCAAATTGCTGGTTGACCATTTCTCAGGTATGATTGCTGATGAGCATGGTACTGCTGTGAAAAAGTTTGATGATAAAGCTGTTGATGCTTTAAAATCTCTTTCATGGACTGGAAATATCAGGGAGCTAAGGAATGTTGTGGAAAGATTGATTATTCTTGGTGGAAACACTGTTTCTGAAGGTGACGTTGCAAGTTTTGTAAGGAAATAA